Proteins encoded by one window of Micromonospora coxensis:
- a CDS encoding LacI family DNA-binding transcriptional regulator, with amino-acid sequence MTTAQRPTLEAVARRAGVSRATVSRVVNGSTTVAGPIQEAVRRAVAELGYVPNLAARSLVTQRTDSVALVMPEEATRVFSDDQVFPGIIRGAAQELEAADKQLVLMLAGSPAGHARVERYTTGRHVDGVLFASLHGADPLPGKLAQLGIPVVCSGRPLGGADVPYVDVDHVGGVSRAVRHLITNGRRRIATIAGPQDMVAGIERLAGYRNTIAEAGLTERVAYGDFTRESGARAMHQLLDEHPDLDAVFAASDLMAHAALRTLREAGRRVPQDVAVIGFDDIETAAYTDPPLTTVRQPIVELGRALTRQLLRITAGEEIDEALILPTELVLRESA; translated from the coding sequence ATGACGACGGCACAGCGACCGACCCTGGAGGCGGTCGCCCGCCGGGCCGGTGTGTCCCGGGCGACCGTGTCCCGGGTGGTCAACGGCTCCACCACCGTCGCCGGGCCGATCCAGGAGGCGGTCCGCCGGGCCGTGGCCGAGCTGGGGTACGTGCCGAACCTGGCCGCCCGCAGCCTGGTCACCCAGCGGACCGACTCGGTCGCCCTGGTGATGCCGGAGGAGGCCACCCGGGTCTTCTCCGACGACCAGGTCTTCCCCGGGATCATCCGGGGCGCGGCCCAGGAGCTGGAGGCGGCCGACAAGCAGCTCGTGCTGATGCTGGCCGGCTCCCCCGCCGGGCACGCCCGGGTCGAGCGCTACACCACCGGCCGGCACGTGGACGGGGTGCTCTTCGCCTCGCTGCACGGCGCGGACCCGCTGCCCGGCAAGCTCGCCCAGCTCGGCATCCCGGTGGTGTGCAGCGGTCGGCCGCTCGGCGGCGCGGACGTGCCGTACGTCGACGTGGACCACGTGGGCGGGGTGAGCAGGGCGGTCCGGCACCTGATCACGAACGGTCGGCGGCGGATCGCCACCATCGCCGGCCCGCAGGACATGGTCGCCGGGATCGAACGGCTCGCCGGCTACCGGAACACGATCGCCGAGGCCGGGCTGACGGAGCGGGTGGCGTACGGCGACTTCACCCGGGAGTCCGGCGCCCGGGCGATGCACCAGCTGCTCGACGAGCACCCCGACCTGGACGCGGTCTTCGCCGCCTCCGACCTGATGGCACACGCCGCCCTGCGTACGCTCCGCGAGGCGGGGCGGCGGGTGCCGCAGGACGTGGCGGTGATCGGCTTCGACGACATCGAGACCGCCGCGTACACCGATCCGCCGCTGACCACCGTCCGGCAGCCGATCGTGGAGCTGGGCCGGGCGCTGACCCGCCAGCTGCTGCGGATCACCGCCGGCGAGGAGATCGACGAGGCGCTGATCCTCCCGACCGAGCTGGTGCTGCGCGAGTCGGCGTGA
- a CDS encoding RidA family protein has product MTGPSHLIHVPALSDVAEYAYAATVDPPARLVFTAGACPLDADGRTVAPGDPVAQARQVVANMETALAAAGARLADVVKTTVYVASSRRTDLVAVWEVVRDAFGDHDPPSTLLGVAVLGYPDQLVEVEAVAAVRVVG; this is encoded by the coding sequence ATGACCGGCCCCAGCCACCTGATCCACGTGCCCGCCCTCTCCGACGTCGCCGAGTACGCCTACGCCGCCACGGTCGACCCGCCCGCCCGGCTGGTCTTCACCGCCGGGGCCTGCCCACTCGACGCCGACGGCCGCACCGTCGCCCCCGGCGACCCGGTGGCCCAGGCCCGCCAGGTGGTGGCGAACATGGAGACCGCGCTGGCCGCCGCCGGCGCCCGCCTCGCCGACGTCGTCAAGACCACGGTGTACGTGGCGTCGTCCCGCCGGACCGACCTGGTGGCGGTCTGGGAGGTGGTCCGGGACGCCTTCGGCGACCACGATCCGCCGAGCACGCTGCTGGGGGTGGCCGTGCTCGGCTACCCCGACCAGCTCGTCGAGGTCGAGGCGGTCGCCGCCGTCCGGGTGGTGGGCTGA
- a CDS encoding GNAT family N-acetyltransferase: protein MRIRTAVPEDAAEVVALRAVVHPYLVRGIESTRRMITEPPPGEEWTAFVAEVDGRVVGWASAYRNTQTSAPDLGEIALLHVHPEHRGRGAGHALLDAALDHLRSIGARRVLTTARSEGLPFAHRHGFTPSREVRYSALDLRPVPPMPQPPPGVRLLSAAQVDPRALYRLDATASPDVPGDVPVDAMSYESWQHDVWHNPGFDREASTVAETAGTLVALSLVKRDGDRMWSEFTATLPQHRGRGLARLTKQAALHLAATRGVRTAYTSNDEANAPMLAVNDRLGYRPVASQWSCLRELT from the coding sequence GTGCGGATCCGCACCGCCGTCCCCGAGGACGCCGCCGAGGTGGTGGCGCTGCGCGCCGTCGTCCACCCGTACCTGGTACGCGGGATCGAGTCGACCCGCCGCATGATCACCGAACCGCCGCCCGGGGAGGAGTGGACGGCCTTCGTCGCCGAGGTCGACGGTCGGGTGGTCGGCTGGGCGTCGGCGTACCGCAACACGCAGACCTCCGCGCCGGACCTCGGGGAGATCGCCCTCCTGCACGTGCACCCGGAGCACCGGGGCCGGGGCGCGGGCCACGCGCTGCTGGACGCCGCGCTGGACCATCTCCGGTCGATCGGGGCACGCCGGGTGCTCACCACGGCCCGATCCGAGGGGCTGCCGTTCGCTCACAGGCACGGCTTCACGCCGAGTCGGGAGGTGCGGTACTCGGCGCTCGACCTGCGTCCGGTCCCGCCGATGCCGCAGCCGCCGCCGGGCGTACGCCTGCTGTCGGCCGCCCAGGTCGACCCCCGTGCGCTGTACCGGCTGGACGCCACGGCCTCGCCCGACGTGCCCGGCGACGTCCCGGTCGACGCGATGAGCTACGAGAGCTGGCAGCACGACGTCTGGCACAACCCCGGGTTCGACCGGGAGGCGAGCACCGTCGCCGAGACCGCCGGCACCCTGGTCGCCCTCAGCCTGGTCAAGCGGGACGGCGACCGGATGTGGTCGGAGTTCACCGCCACCCTGCCGCAGCACCGGGGACGGGGCCTGGCCCGGTTGACGAAGCAGGCCGCCCTGCACCTCGCCGCGACGCGCGGCGTACGCACCGCGTACACCTCGAACGACGAGGCGAACGCGCCGATGCTGGCGGTCAACGACCGGCTCGGCTACCGCCCGGTGGCGTCCCAGTGGTCCTGCCTGCGGGAGCTGACCTGA
- a CDS encoding O-acetyl-ADP-ribose deacetylase, whose product MEITLVEGDITAQQVDVVVNAANSSLLGGGGVDGAIHRRGGPAILAECRALRASRYGRGLPTGQAVATTAGNLPARWVVHTVGPVHSATEDRSGLLRDCYANSLAVADGLGAATVAFPLISAGVYGWPVDDAVRQALTVLRAAEPATVTEARLVLFGADTYATARRVCDAG is encoded by the coding sequence GTGGAGATCACCCTGGTCGAGGGGGACATCACCGCCCAGCAGGTCGACGTCGTGGTCAACGCGGCCAACTCGTCGCTGCTCGGCGGCGGCGGAGTCGACGGCGCCATCCACCGCCGGGGCGGCCCGGCCATCCTGGCGGAGTGCCGGGCGCTGCGCGCCTCCCGCTACGGCCGGGGCCTGCCCACCGGGCAGGCGGTCGCCACCACCGCCGGGAACCTGCCGGCCCGCTGGGTGGTGCACACCGTCGGGCCGGTCCACTCGGCCACCGAGGACCGCTCCGGCCTGCTGCGCGACTGCTACGCCAACAGCCTCGCCGTCGCCGACGGGCTGGGCGCGGCGACGGTGGCGTTCCCGCTGATCTCGGCCGGCGTCTACGGCTGGCCGGTCGACGACGCCGTACGGCAGGCGCTGACCGTGCTGCGGGCCGCCGAACCGGCCACCGTCACCGAGGCCCGGCTGGTGCTCTTCGGCGCGGACACGTACGCCACCGCCCGTCGGGTGTGCGACGCCGGCTGA
- a CDS encoding EI24 domain-containing protein — MNAPRDIARPVAGAAGRFFSGVGLLLRGLGLYVRSPGLMLLGVVPALISGAVFVTAFATLVWFVDDLAALVTPFADDWSATPRSLVRVVAGLAFLGLGGLLAVVSFTAVTLVIGDPFYEKISERVEERLGGTPGAVEVPLWASLRRSVVDSLRLVGLSVLFGIPLFAAGFIPVVGQTVVPVIGAAVGGWLLAVELVGAPFGRRGMRLPDRRSVLKADRPTTLGFGVAVFLCFLIPLGAVLVMPAAVAGATLLTRRSLGQSTEER, encoded by the coding sequence GTGAACGCACCCCGCGACATCGCCCGGCCGGTGGCCGGCGCCGCCGGCCGCTTCTTCTCCGGTGTGGGTCTGCTCCTGCGCGGTCTCGGCCTGTACGTGCGCAGCCCCGGGCTGATGCTGCTCGGCGTCGTGCCGGCACTGATCTCGGGCGCGGTGTTCGTCACCGCGTTCGCCACCCTGGTGTGGTTCGTCGACGACCTCGCCGCCCTGGTCACGCCGTTCGCGGACGACTGGTCGGCGACCCCGCGCAGCCTGGTGCGGGTGGTCGCCGGGCTGGCCTTCCTCGGCCTCGGCGGCCTGCTCGCGGTGGTCAGCTTCACCGCGGTCACCCTGGTCATCGGCGACCCGTTCTACGAGAAGATCTCCGAGCGGGTGGAGGAGCGGCTGGGCGGCACCCCCGGCGCGGTCGAGGTGCCGCTCTGGGCGTCGCTGCGGCGCAGCGTCGTCGACTCGCTGCGGCTGGTCGGCCTGTCGGTGCTCTTCGGCATCCCGCTCTTCGCCGCCGGGTTCATCCCGGTGGTCGGGCAGACCGTGGTGCCGGTGATCGGGGCGGCGGTGGGCGGCTGGCTGCTCGCCGTGGAACTGGTCGGCGCGCCGTTCGGCCGGCGGGGGATGCGGCTGCCCGACCGGCGGTCCGTCCTGAAGGCGGACCGGCCCACCACCCTCGGCTTCGGCGTGGCGGTCTTCCTCTGCTTCCTGATCCCGCTCGGCGCGGTGCTGGTCATGCCGGCCGCCGTCGCCGGCGCGACCCTGCTGACCCGCCGGTCGCTGGGTCAGTCCACCGAGGAGCGCTGA
- a CDS encoding helix-turn-helix transcriptional regulator, protein MRASRLISLVLLLQSRETMTATELARELEVSERTIYRDVLALSAAGVPVYADRGRAGGYRLLGGYRTRLTGLTRDEAEALFLAGLPGPAGDMGLADAVAAAELKVLAALPPSLRDAPARTGQRFHLDVPGWFRDSTPPPLLADLARAVWADRVVELRYRRGDREVTRRVEPYGLVLKSGTWYLVGRVGDDMRTYRVDRVLAVVPGSEGFTRDEDFDLGGYWREQAEAFLRAMLREWITVRVSPAGLRALRRSADAPFVYDEALAAAGGPDGQGWVVTRLPVESVDVAYDLVLRLGPELEVLDPPQLRERLAEAARRLGELYGAQR, encoded by the coding sequence GTGCGCGCCTCCCGGCTGATCTCCCTGGTCCTGCTGTTGCAGTCCCGGGAGACGATGACCGCCACCGAGCTGGCCCGGGAGCTGGAGGTCTCCGAGCGGACGATCTACCGGGACGTGCTGGCGCTCTCCGCCGCCGGGGTGCCGGTCTACGCCGACCGGGGGCGGGCCGGCGGCTACCGGCTGCTCGGCGGCTACCGCACCCGGCTGACCGGGCTGACCCGGGACGAGGCGGAGGCGCTCTTCCTCGCCGGACTGCCCGGTCCGGCCGGCGACATGGGGCTCGCCGACGCGGTCGCCGCCGCCGAGCTGAAGGTCCTCGCCGCGCTGCCGCCGAGCCTGCGCGACGCGCCGGCCCGCACCGGGCAGCGGTTCCACCTGGACGTGCCGGGCTGGTTCCGCGACTCCACCCCGCCGCCGCTGCTCGCCGACCTGGCCCGCGCGGTCTGGGCGGACCGGGTGGTCGAGCTGCGCTACCGGCGCGGCGACCGGGAGGTCACCCGCCGGGTCGAGCCGTACGGGTTGGTGCTCAAGAGCGGGACCTGGTACCTGGTCGGTCGGGTCGGGGACGACATGCGCACCTACCGGGTCGACCGGGTGCTCGCCGTCGTGCCGGGCTCGGAGGGGTTCACCCGGGACGAGGACTTCGACCTCGGCGGGTACTGGCGGGAGCAGGCCGAGGCGTTCCTGCGGGCGATGCTCCGGGAGTGGATCACCGTACGGGTGAGCCCGGCCGGCCTGCGCGCGCTGCGCCGGTCCGCCGACGCCCCGTTCGTGTACGACGAGGCCCTCGCCGCCGCCGGCGGGCCCGACGGGCAGGGCTGGGTGGTGACCCGGCTGCCCGTCGAGTCCGTCGACGTGGCGTACGACCTGGTGCTCCGGCTCGGTCCGGAGCTGGAGGTGCTCGACCCGCCACAGCTGCGGGAGCGGCTGGCGGAGGCGGCCCGCCGCCTGGGTGAGCTGTACGGCGCTCAGCGGTAG
- a CDS encoding SDR family oxidoreductase has protein sequence MTTTPLEGKVALVAGATRGAGRQIAIQLGAAGATVYATGRSSRAGRSEMDRPETIEETAELVTAAGGTGIAVRVDHTAPEQVRDLVARIDAEQGRLDVLVNDVWGSDHLITWNEPVWKQPLDKGFRTLELAVHTHLITSHFALPLLIRNPGGLVVEIGDGTKAYNDTHYRLSAFYDLAKTCVNRLAFVQAEELEPHGCTAVAVTPGWLRSEAMLDHYGVTEENWRDAVAKEPDFVISETPAYVGRAVAALAADPDRHRWNGKSTDSGELATVYGFTDLDGSRPQGFRYISEVVEGGRKADVSDYR, from the coding sequence ATGACGACGACACCGCTGGAAGGGAAGGTCGCGCTGGTGGCCGGGGCGACACGGGGCGCCGGACGGCAGATCGCGATCCAGCTCGGGGCGGCCGGGGCCACCGTCTACGCCACCGGCCGCAGCAGCCGGGCCGGCCGCTCCGAGATGGACCGGCCCGAGACCATCGAGGAGACCGCCGAACTGGTCACCGCCGCCGGGGGCACCGGCATCGCGGTACGGGTCGACCACACCGCGCCCGAGCAGGTCCGTGACCTGGTCGCCCGGATCGACGCCGAACAGGGCCGGCTCGACGTGCTGGTCAACGACGTGTGGGGCAGCGACCACCTGATCACCTGGAACGAACCGGTCTGGAAGCAGCCGCTCGACAAGGGCTTCCGCACCCTAGAACTGGCCGTGCACACCCACCTGATCACCAGCCACTTCGCGCTGCCGCTGCTGATCCGCAACCCCGGCGGCCTGGTGGTGGAGATCGGGGACGGCACCAAGGCGTACAACGACACGCACTACCGGCTGTCCGCCTTCTACGACCTGGCCAAGACGTGCGTCAACCGGCTCGCCTTCGTCCAGGCCGAGGAGTTGGAGCCGCACGGGTGCACGGCGGTGGCGGTCACCCCCGGCTGGCTGCGTTCGGAGGCGATGCTGGACCACTACGGCGTCACCGAGGAGAACTGGCGCGACGCCGTCGCCAAGGAACCGGACTTCGTCATCTCGGAGACCCCGGCGTACGTCGGGCGGGCGGTGGCCGCGCTGGCCGCCGACCCGGACAGGCACCGGTGGAACGGGAAGTCCACCGACAGTGGCGAGCTGGCGACCGTGTACGGCTTCACCGACCTCGACGGCAGCCGGCCGCAGGGCTTCCGGTACATCAGCGAGGTCGTCGAGGGCGGCCGGAAGGCGGACGTCTCCGACTACCGCTGA
- a CDS encoding nucleotidyltransferase domain-containing protein, whose product MHLLLSGIVGSVAYGLAGPGSDTDRIGVFAAPTVAFHGLHPPRESVVTTDPDVTLHEAGKYARLALSGNPTATELMWLPDDCYETRTDLGERLIGIRSAFLSAPRVRDAYLGYAAQQFRKLTARLSDDSGSRRGVGPDGPESSQVGGRWRSAKHARHLARLLHQGRTLYATGVLEIRLADPQWFRAFGERVAGGALDEAQRLVAEAERDFDRIRTPLPQRPDEAVVERWLLDVRAAHLPPEPARR is encoded by the coding sequence ATGCACCTGCTGCTCTCCGGGATCGTCGGCTCGGTCGCGTACGGGCTGGCCGGGCCGGGCTCGGACACCGACCGGATCGGCGTGTTCGCCGCGCCCACGGTGGCCTTCCACGGCCTGCACCCGCCCCGGGAGTCGGTGGTCACCACCGACCCGGACGTCACCCTGCACGAGGCCGGGAAGTACGCCCGGCTGGCGCTGAGCGGCAACCCCACCGCCACCGAGCTGATGTGGCTGCCCGACGACTGCTACGAGACCCGGACGGACCTGGGTGAGCGGCTGATCGGGATCCGGTCGGCGTTCCTCAGCGCGCCCCGGGTCCGCGACGCCTACCTGGGGTACGCCGCGCAGCAGTTCCGCAAGCTGACCGCGCGACTCTCCGACGACTCCGGCTCCCGGCGCGGTGTCGGGCCCGACGGGCCGGAGTCGTCGCAGGTGGGCGGTCGGTGGCGCTCGGCGAAGCACGCCCGGCACCTGGCCCGGCTGCTGCACCAGGGCCGGACGCTCTACGCGACCGGCGTGCTGGAGATCCGGCTGGCCGACCCGCAGTGGTTCCGGGCGTTCGGCGAGCGGGTCGCCGGTGGCGCGCTGGACGAGGCGCAGCGGCTGGTCGCCGAGGCGGAGCGGGACTTCGACCGGATCCGCACGCCGCTGCCGCAGCGGCCGGACGAGGCGGTGGTGGAGCGCTGGCTGCTCGACGTGCGCGCCGCGCACCTCCCACCGGAGCCGGCCCGGCGCTGA
- a CDS encoding VOC family protein, with protein sequence MALHWKLVIDCADPIRLAGFWAEALGYRVEDHTALIDGLVESGALPPQAYVEVDGRRAFRELAAVRHPDDPADPASDMGLGRRLLLQAVPEPKQVKNRLHIDLHVAPGAREAEVKRLEGLGATVLREVADRGSVHTTMADPEGNEFDVQ encoded by the coding sequence ATGGCGCTGCACTGGAAGCTCGTGATCGACTGCGCGGACCCGATCCGACTGGCCGGGTTCTGGGCCGAGGCCCTCGGCTACCGGGTCGAGGACCACACCGCCCTGATCGACGGGCTGGTCGAGTCCGGGGCGCTGCCGCCGCAGGCGTACGTCGAGGTGGACGGCCGGCGGGCCTTCCGGGAGCTGGCCGCGGTCCGGCACCCGGACGACCCGGCGGACCCGGCCAGTGACATGGGCCTGGGCCGCCGGCTGCTCCTCCAGGCGGTGCCCGAGCCGAAGCAGGTCAAGAACCGGCTCCACATCGACCTGCACGTCGCGCCGGGCGCCCGGGAGGCCGAGGTGAAGCGGCTGGAAGGGCTCGGGGCGACCGTGCTGCGCGAGGTGGCCGACCGGGGCAGCGTGCACACCACCATGGCCGATCCGGAGGGCAACGAGTTCGACGTGCAGTGA
- a CDS encoding CGNR zinc finger domain-containing protein, protein MTDDASGLTLTSPEGTRYRFDPGALCLEFLTTGGPGELARYDVLHQPRDLADWLALSRLRLDPADVDTDADELALARRLRDALWRIARRRTRGETPERADLAVVNEAATAPPLIPQVAADGGRAWLLPATGGQALSSIARDAVDLLTGRYADRIRECGAPDCQLVFVDTSRPGQRRWCAMERCGNRQKIRALRARRD, encoded by the coding sequence GTGACGGACGACGCAAGCGGACTCACCCTCACCTCCCCCGAAGGGACCCGCTACCGGTTCGACCCCGGCGCGCTCTGCCTGGAGTTCCTGACCACCGGCGGCCCCGGCGAGCTGGCCCGCTACGACGTGCTGCACCAGCCCCGCGACCTGGCCGACTGGCTGGCGCTGTCCCGGCTGCGCCTCGACCCGGCCGACGTCGACACCGACGCCGACGAGCTGGCCCTCGCCCGGCGGCTGCGCGACGCGCTGTGGCGGATCGCGCGACGGCGTACCCGGGGCGAGACGCCGGAGCGCGCGGACCTGGCGGTGGTCAACGAGGCCGCCACCGCGCCGCCGCTGATCCCGCAGGTCGCGGCCGACGGCGGGCGGGCCTGGCTGCTGCCCGCGACCGGCGGCCAGGCGCTCAGCAGCATCGCCCGCGACGCCGTCGACCTGCTCACCGGCCGCTACGCCGACCGGATCCGGGAGTGCGGGGCGCCCGACTGCCAGCTGGTCTTCGTGGACACCTCGCGGCCCGGCCAGCGGCGCTGGTGCGCCATGGAACGCTGCGGCAACCGGCAGAAGATCCGGGCCCTGCGCGCCCGCCGCGACTAG
- a CDS encoding serine hydrolase domain-containing protein gives MMGTGNSGFSAAGLRRLRAVLAGHVESGRIPGLVALVSRGGETHVETIGTMRHDGGAPMRRDTIFRMASTSKPVSIAAAMVLLDECRLRLDDPVTPWLPELADRRVLERIDGPLDDTVPARRPITVRDVLTSTFGLGMDMTALGTPIMGEVFAQGLTPNLPEPMPEPDEWMRRLGTLPLMHQPGERWQYQISSDLVGVLVARVTGQSFETFLRERIFEPLGMKDTGFHVPADRIDRLPPLYAPDPQTGEFHVWDEAEGGRWSRPPAFPGGGGGLVSTVDDYHAYFRMLLNGGMHGGERILSRPAVELMTTNRLTPEQQAARTAMARDNVHVSFGQGQHGGWGLGMAVRTYRGDYAPEGQFGWDGGSGTSTYADPEHQLTGILLTQVGASAPNSIWAHHDFWTTVYQAIDD, from the coding sequence ATGATGGGAACCGGCAACAGCGGCTTCTCCGCGGCGGGGTTGCGCCGACTGCGTGCGGTGCTGGCGGGGCATGTGGAGTCCGGGCGGATCCCCGGGCTCGTCGCCCTGGTCAGCCGGGGCGGGGAGACGCACGTCGAAACGATCGGGACGATGCGCCACGACGGTGGGGCGCCCATGCGCCGCGACACGATCTTCCGGATGGCGTCGACGTCCAAGCCGGTCTCGATCGCGGCGGCGATGGTGCTGCTCGACGAGTGCCGGCTGCGGCTGGACGACCCGGTGACGCCGTGGCTGCCCGAACTGGCCGACCGTCGGGTGCTCGAGCGGATCGACGGCCCGCTGGACGACACGGTGCCGGCGCGCCGGCCGATCACCGTACGGGACGTGCTGACCTCGACGTTCGGGCTCGGCATGGACATGACGGCGCTGGGCACCCCGATCATGGGCGAGGTGTTCGCGCAGGGGCTCACCCCCAACCTGCCGGAGCCGATGCCCGAACCGGACGAGTGGATGCGCCGCCTGGGAACGCTTCCGTTGATGCACCAGCCCGGGGAGCGCTGGCAGTACCAGATCAGCAGCGATCTGGTCGGCGTGCTGGTCGCCCGGGTCACGGGCCAGTCGTTCGAGACGTTCCTACGCGAGCGCATCTTCGAGCCGCTGGGGATGAAGGACACCGGCTTCCACGTGCCCGCCGACCGGATCGACCGGCTGCCGCCCCTCTACGCCCCCGACCCGCAGACCGGGGAGTTCCACGTGTGGGACGAGGCCGAGGGCGGCCGGTGGAGCCGGCCTCCGGCGTTCCCGGGTGGTGGCGGCGGGCTGGTCTCCACCGTCGACGACTACCACGCCTACTTCCGGATGCTGCTGAACGGGGGAATGCACGGCGGCGAGCGGATCCTGTCCCGGCCCGCCGTCGAGCTGATGACCACCAACCGTCTCACGCCCGAGCAGCAGGCCGCCCGGACCGCCATGGCCCGCGACAACGTGCACGTCTCGTTCGGCCAGGGGCAGCACGGCGGCTGGGGCCTGGGGATGGCGGTGCGCACCTACCGCGGCGACTACGCCCCCGAGGGCCAGTTCGGCTGGGACGGCGGAAGCGGCACGTCGACCTACGCCGACCCGGAGCACCAGCTCACCGGAATCCTGCTCACCCAGGTCGGGGCGTCCGCCCCGAATTCGATCTGGGCCCACCACGACTTCTGGACCACCGTCTACCAGGCCATCGACGACTGA
- a CDS encoding alanyl-tRNA editing protein, whose product MGVTHHGRTHRLDLADPTLREWECTVLAADEQGIVLDRSAFYPGGGGQPPDHGVLLWQGVQTRIVGTRKGDDLYLIPAEGDPVPPPGTPVTGAVADERRTRLMRTHSGLHVLCGVVFRDFGALVTGGNMEPGEARMDFNLPEVPSDFKSRIEELVNAEVAADRAVAVRVLPRAEALALPDIIRTQSNLIPADEQEVRIVDIVGLDVQADGGTHVASTAQIGKVQVVKVESKGRANRRVRVRIVD is encoded by the coding sequence ATGGGCGTCACACACCACGGTCGTACCCATCGCCTGGATCTCGCCGACCCCACGCTGCGGGAGTGGGAGTGCACCGTGCTCGCCGCCGACGAGCAGGGCATCGTGCTGGACCGGTCGGCGTTCTACCCGGGTGGCGGTGGCCAGCCGCCGGACCACGGCGTGCTGCTCTGGCAGGGCGTACAGACCCGGATCGTGGGCACCCGCAAGGGCGACGACCTGTACCTGATCCCCGCCGAGGGTGACCCGGTGCCGCCGCCCGGCACGCCGGTCACCGGCGCGGTGGCCGACGAGCGGCGCACCCGGCTGATGCGGACCCACTCCGGGCTGCACGTGCTCTGCGGGGTGGTGTTCCGCGACTTCGGGGCGCTGGTCACCGGCGGCAACATGGAGCCCGGCGAGGCGCGGATGGACTTCAACCTCCCCGAGGTGCCGTCGGACTTCAAGAGCCGGATCGAGGAGCTGGTCAACGCCGAGGTGGCCGCCGACCGGGCGGTCGCCGTCCGGGTGCTGCCCCGGGCGGAGGCGCTGGCCCTGCCGGACATCATCCGGACCCAGTCCAACCTGATCCCGGCCGACGAGCAGGAGGTCCGGATCGTCGACATCGTCGGGCTGGACGTGCAGGCCGACGGTGGCACGCACGTCGCCTCCACCGCCCAGATCGGCAAGGTGCAGGTGGTCAAGGTGGAGAGCAAGGGCCGGGCCAACCGCCGGGTCCGGGTCCGGATCGTCGACTAG
- a CDS encoding alpha/beta fold hydrolase, whose translation MRGFRWPPPPDGGPRTWGPGPGAPRTGRPALPEPETELVATPHDVRLERLVTGAGDPVTVFAHGLGNGIATTRPFGSAVTGRRIFFQFRGHGRSDAPPGLWTYLDLARDLRAVADLGGATRAFGASLGAGALCRLLADSPDRFEKLVFFLPAALDTPRGPEARQRLTDLLDAVSAQDASAVAEVVSLELPQAVRNTPAGWAYLRQRLDQLLRDGLAPGLADLPEQVPLRDVSALAAVTAPALVIGCVGDDLHPAHVAEELATALPHATLHVYDRPGFAWTERADLRERISTFLNG comes from the coding sequence GTGAGAGGTTTCCGCTGGCCCCCGCCACCGGACGGCGGCCCCCGCACCTGGGGGCCCGGCCCCGGCGCGCCCCGCACCGGGCGGCCCGCGCTGCCCGAACCGGAGACCGAACTGGTCGCCACGCCGCACGACGTACGGCTGGAGCGGCTGGTCACCGGCGCCGGTGACCCGGTCACCGTCTTCGCGCACGGGCTGGGCAACGGCATCGCCACCACCCGCCCCTTCGGCAGCGCGGTCACCGGTCGTCGGATCTTCTTCCAGTTCCGTGGGCACGGCCGCTCCGACGCGCCGCCCGGCCTGTGGACGTACCTCGATCTCGCCCGTGACCTGCGGGCGGTGGCCGACCTCGGCGGGGCGACCCGGGCCTTCGGGGCCAGCCTCGGTGCCGGCGCGCTCTGCCGGCTGCTGGCCGACAGCCCGGACCGCTTCGAGAAGCTGGTCTTCTTCCTCCCCGCCGCGCTGGACACCCCGCGCGGTCCGGAGGCCCGGCAGCGGCTGACCGACCTGCTGGACGCCGTGTCCGCTCAGGACGCCTCCGCCGTGGCCGAGGTGGTCTCGCTGGAGCTGCCGCAGGCGGTGCGCAACACCCCGGCCGGCTGGGCGTACCTGCGGCAGCGGCTGGACCAGCTGCTGCGCGACGGGCTCGCCCCCGGGCTGGCCGACCTGCCGGAGCAGGTCCCGCTGCGCGACGTCTCGGCGCTCGCCGCGGTCACCGCCCCGGCGCTGGTGATCGGCTGCGTCGGCGACGACCTGCACCCGGCGCACGTCGCCGAGGAGTTGGCCACGGCCCTGCCGCACGCCACCCTGCACGTGTACGACCGGCCCGGCTTCGCCTGGACCGAACGCGCCGACCTGCGGGAGCGGATCTCGACGTTCCTCAACGGGTAA
- a CDS encoding DUF2516 family protein → MAIAAPIFVFQIVSVIDLILLVFALIVQGVALVHAITQRGDAFPAIGTLPKGGWIAILAVCLVLTLLGFGALSIFGLIGIAAGLIYLLDVRVGLRDLHDGKGFW, encoded by the coding sequence ATGGCCATCGCCGCGCCGATCTTCGTCTTCCAGATCGTCTCCGTGATCGATCTGATCCTGCTCGTCTTCGCGCTGATCGTGCAGGGCGTCGCCCTGGTGCACGCGATCACCCAGCGGGGTGACGCGTTCCCGGCGATCGGCACCCTGCCCAAGGGCGGCTGGATCGCCATCCTGGCGGTCTGCCTGGTGCTCACCCTGCTCGGCTTCGGCGCGCTCAGCATCTTCGGGCTGATCGGCATCGCGGCGGGCCTGATCTACCTGCTCGACGTCCGGGTCGGGCTGCGCGACCTGCACGACGGCAAAGGGTTCTGGTGA